In Streptomyces sp. NBC_00483, a single window of DNA contains:
- a CDS encoding TetR/AcrR family transcriptional regulator, whose protein sequence is MTDQHDRPAPYRQPQQARSAATLARVLRAAEEIAASSGLEEMTITGVAARAGVAVGTIYRRFEDKEQLINALTERMLERREEYVTEQLAKAEPSLQGVMDAYAHALLHSFADHSNLFPELLRTRGTKPPDRGARTITEVHRLLLEAAAPYAGEIRRSDPQKALDTVARAILGACFHNSVRPDPATGEQAQRQYADELSDMAIAYLSTPDRRT, encoded by the coding sequence ATGACCGACCAGCACGACCGCCCGGCGCCGTACCGGCAGCCCCAACAGGCGCGCAGCGCCGCGACGCTGGCCCGCGTGCTGCGCGCGGCGGAGGAGATCGCCGCCTCGTCCGGCCTGGAGGAGATGACGATCACCGGCGTCGCCGCCCGCGCCGGCGTTGCGGTCGGCACGATCTACCGCCGCTTCGAGGACAAAGAGCAGCTGATCAACGCGCTCACCGAGCGGATGCTGGAACGGCGCGAGGAATACGTGACCGAGCAGCTGGCCAAGGCCGAGCCGTCGCTCCAGGGCGTCATGGACGCCTACGCGCACGCCCTGCTGCACTCCTTCGCCGACCACAGCAACCTCTTCCCCGAACTGCTGCGCACACGGGGGACCAAGCCGCCGGATCGCGGGGCCCGCACCATCACCGAGGTCCACCGCCTCCTGCTCGAAGCGGCGGCCCCCTACGCCGGCGAGATCCGCCGCTCCGACCCGCAGAAGGCGCTGGACACCGTGGCCCGCGCCATCCTCGGCGCCTGCTTCCACAACTCCGTACGCCCCGACCCGGCCACCGGCGAGCAGGCACAGCGCCAGTACGCGGACGAACTCAGCGACATGGCGATCGCCTACCTCAGCACACCCGACCGCCGGACCTGA
- a CDS encoding magnesium and cobalt transport protein CorA, translating into MTAIDGRIYVEGRRAQCPSDLQDAADDLERSGGVAWIGLMDPGPDELEAAAARFGLHPLAVEDAHKGHQRPKLERYGDTMFVVLRPASYDDRHECVDFGEVHLFVGPQFVITVRHSTVPDLSAARDALEAEPEFLGLGPEAMLTAFLDVIVDGYAPVVAGLMNDIDEIEDTLFGKGNADPALSERIYRLLAQVIALQRAIGALPNMVRGLLRGADRYGTGDEVQNRLRNVLDHTIRVTERVDGARALLENALTVHSTLVTMDQNEAMRRMSSASLAQGEESRRLAEETIEQGEQVKKISSWAAILFTPTLVASIYGMNFDHMPELHWTWGYPFAVALMLGFGFGLWGVFKWRRWL; encoded by the coding sequence ATGACGGCGATCGACGGCCGCATCTACGTCGAGGGGCGCCGCGCCCAGTGCCCGTCCGATCTACAGGACGCCGCCGACGACCTGGAGCGCTCGGGCGGTGTGGCCTGGATCGGCCTGATGGACCCCGGCCCGGACGAACTCGAGGCCGCCGCGGCCCGGTTCGGACTGCACCCCCTGGCCGTCGAGGACGCGCACAAGGGACATCAGCGCCCGAAGCTGGAGCGCTACGGCGACACGATGTTCGTCGTGCTGCGCCCCGCCTCCTACGACGACCGGCACGAGTGTGTCGACTTCGGCGAGGTGCACCTGTTCGTCGGGCCGCAGTTCGTCATCACCGTCCGGCACAGCACCGTCCCGGACCTGTCGGCGGCCCGCGACGCCCTCGAGGCGGAGCCGGAGTTCCTCGGCCTGGGGCCCGAGGCGATGCTCACGGCGTTCCTCGACGTGATCGTCGACGGCTACGCGCCCGTCGTCGCCGGGCTCATGAATGACATCGACGAGATCGAGGACACCCTGTTCGGGAAGGGCAACGCGGATCCCGCCCTGTCCGAGCGGATCTACCGGCTGCTCGCGCAGGTGATCGCCCTGCAGCGCGCCATCGGGGCGCTCCCCAACATGGTGCGCGGCCTGCTTCGCGGAGCGGACCGGTACGGCACCGGCGACGAGGTGCAGAACCGGCTGCGCAATGTTCTCGACCACACGATCCGGGTGACGGAACGCGTCGATGGGGCGAGGGCCCTGCTGGAGAACGCCCTGACTGTGCACTCCACACTGGTGACGATGGATCAGAACGAGGCCATGCGGCGCATGTCGAGCGCCAGCCTCGCCCAGGGCGAGGAGAGCCGCCGCCTGGCGGAGGAGACCATCGAGCAGGGCGAGCAGGTCAAGAAGATCTCGTCGTGGGCGGCGATCCTGTTCACCCCGACGCTCGTCGCCTCCATCTACGGCATGAACTTCGACCACATGCCGGAGCTGCACTGGACGTGGGGCTATCCGTTCGCCGTGGCGCTGATGCTCGGCTTCGGGTTCGGCCTCTGGGGTGTCTTCAAGTGGCGTCGCTGGCTGTGA
- a CDS encoding TetR/AcrR family transcriptional regulator: MTAHTTPAAETTPAARRGRRPGTNTTRQAILAAARARFAADGFTATTIRRVAADAGVDASLVMQFFRSKNELFAAVMSVPAEALTRFSDAFEGPDEGLGERVVRAFLDVWEVDAASSEPLMAMLRGAIANDQANDQLREFLEERLLVDAITSRDIDDATLRAGVVSSMLVGLVVGRRVVGVPTLTGAEREKLITLVGPAVQSVLVPTP, from the coding sequence ATGACCGCGCACACGACTCCCGCCGCCGAGACCACCCCCGCCGCCCGTCGTGGGCGCCGGCCGGGGACGAATACGACCCGGCAGGCGATCCTCGCGGCGGCCCGCGCCCGCTTCGCGGCGGACGGCTTCACCGCGACCACGATCCGGCGGGTCGCGGCCGACGCCGGGGTGGACGCGTCGCTGGTGATGCAGTTCTTCCGGTCGAAGAACGAGCTGTTCGCCGCCGTGATGTCCGTCCCCGCGGAGGCGTTGACGCGCTTCAGTGACGCGTTCGAGGGCCCGGACGAGGGACTCGGTGAACGCGTCGTACGGGCCTTCCTCGATGTGTGGGAGGTGGACGCCGCGAGCTCGGAGCCGCTCATGGCGATGCTCCGGGGCGCCATCGCCAACGACCAGGCCAACGACCAGCTGCGCGAGTTCCTCGAGGAGCGGCTGCTCGTCGACGCCATCACCTCGCGCGACATCGACGATGCGACACTCCGTGCGGGGGTCGTGTCGTCGATGCTCGTCGGGCTCGTGGTCGGGCGCCGCGTCGTCGGTGTCCCCACGCTGACCGGCGCCGAGCGTGAGAAGCTGATCACGCTCGTCGGACCCGCCGTGCAGAGCGTGCTGGTCCCGACGCCGTAG
- a CDS encoding CocE/NonD family hydrolase — translation MSDVQKVYMPSQPLEPGPRYGILSDFEPGTRTLEAGFRIAPPFKPLPVDIVLDKDVPVTLRDGVTIHVDVFRPADSEQVPVIVAWSPYGKGQGSSASVMGIFGMVGLDNGIVSGLEKFEGPDPAYWCARGYAICNPDIRGVANSEGDSAIWDRQEGRDCYDLIEWLGVQDWCTGKVAMSGTSYLAVSQWFTAAEQPPHLAAINPWEGVSDVYRDLVMRGGMPDTGFARQLQDNSFYGKAQKEDILTEAEHHPLMDGLWENKIPRFENINVPAYVVASYSNTLHTAGTFRAWRRMASTDKWLRIHNSQEWPDYYDETNVEDLRRFFDHTLKGEDNGWEQTPRVRYSLLDLHGGDQVNVPADQFPPADVTSTKYYLDARTRTLATTAPAVEGTVGYDVAANPDLVSFVARFDEETTLVGYPKAHLWVEADGSDDMDLFVLVQKLDAHGTPLQAFTALNQGALAMDVTERGASILRYKGSDGRLRVSMRHLDKALATDDIPAHTFDRVEKLSPGEVVDVEIDLLPVGLTFHPGEQLRFIVSGRSLLGTMMPGIREYTPTNSGRHIIHTGGDRASYLQLPVKQA, via the coding sequence ATGAGTGACGTCCAGAAGGTGTACATGCCGTCCCAGCCGCTGGAGCCGGGCCCCCGCTACGGGATCCTGAGCGACTTCGAGCCCGGGACGCGCACGCTGGAGGCGGGCTTCCGGATCGCGCCGCCGTTCAAGCCGCTGCCCGTCGACATCGTGCTCGACAAGGACGTACCGGTCACCCTGCGCGACGGCGTCACGATCCACGTCGACGTCTTCCGTCCCGCCGACTCCGAGCAGGTCCCGGTGATCGTGGCGTGGAGCCCGTACGGCAAGGGCCAGGGCTCGTCCGCCAGCGTGATGGGCATCTTCGGCATGGTCGGCCTCGACAACGGCATCGTGTCCGGACTCGAGAAGTTCGAAGGCCCCGACCCCGCCTACTGGTGCGCGCGGGGCTACGCGATCTGCAACCCGGACATCCGGGGCGTCGCCAACTCCGAGGGCGACAGCGCCATTTGGGACCGCCAGGAGGGCCGGGACTGCTACGACCTGATCGAGTGGCTGGGCGTCCAGGACTGGTGCACCGGCAAGGTCGCGATGAGCGGAACCTCCTACCTCGCGGTCTCCCAGTGGTTCACCGCGGCCGAGCAGCCGCCACACCTGGCGGCCATCAACCCGTGGGAGGGCGTCAGCGACGTCTACCGCGACCTGGTCATGCGCGGCGGCATGCCCGACACCGGCTTCGCCCGCCAGCTCCAGGACAACAGCTTCTACGGCAAGGCCCAGAAGGAGGACATCCTCACCGAGGCCGAGCACCACCCGCTGATGGACGGCCTGTGGGAGAACAAGATCCCGCGGTTCGAGAACATCAACGTGCCCGCGTACGTCGTCGCCAGCTACTCCAACACCCTGCACACCGCCGGTACGTTCCGCGCCTGGCGCCGGATGGCCTCCACGGACAAGTGGCTGCGCATCCACAACAGCCAGGAATGGCCCGACTACTACGACGAGACCAACGTCGAGGACCTGCGCCGCTTCTTCGACCACACCCTCAAGGGCGAGGACAACGGCTGGGAGCAGACACCCCGCGTGCGCTACTCCCTCCTCGACCTCCACGGCGGCGACCAGGTCAACGTCCCCGCGGACCAGTTCCCGCCGGCCGACGTCACCTCGACGAAGTACTACCTCGACGCACGCACCCGGACCCTGGCAACCACGGCGCCCGCCGTCGAGGGCACGGTCGGCTACGACGTCGCGGCCAACCCGGACCTGGTGTCGTTCGTGGCGCGCTTCGACGAGGAGACCACGCTGGTCGGCTACCCCAAAGCGCACCTGTGGGTCGAGGCCGACGGCTCCGACGACATGGACCTGTTCGTCCTCGTCCAAAAGCTCGACGCCCACGGCACACCGCTCCAGGCGTTCACCGCCCTCAACCAGGGCGCGCTGGCCATGGACGTCACCGAACGGGGCGCCTCGATCCTGCGCTACAAGGGCTCCGACGGACGCCTCCGTGTCTCGATGCGCCACCTGGACAAGGCCCTGGCCACCGACGACATCCCGGCGCACACCTTCGACCGGGTCGAGAAGCTCTCCCCCGGCGAGGTCGTCGACGTCGAGATCGACCTGCTGCCGGTCGGACTCACCTTCCACCCGGGCGAACAACTCCGCTTCATCGTCAGCGGCAGGTCGCTGCTGGGCACGATGATGCCCGGCATCCGCGAGTACACCCCGACCAACAGCGGCCGCCACATCATCCACACCGGCGGCGACCGGGCCTCGTACCTGCAACTCCCGGTCAAGCAGGCGTGA
- a CDS encoding LysR substrate-binding domain-containing protein, with protein MELRHLRYFVAVAEECHFGRAAARLHVTQSTLSTQVKALEREVGGPVFVRTSRRVELTEAGQLLLVEARRTLAQAGRALDVARQSVRGETGAVRIGFSGIAVLEGTLSTDLRRFHAAHPRVELHLTELPPAAQVQGLRDGTLDIGYSPDNGLGEVSDLAVRRGARTTLSIAVRHDHALAAEASVAPGDLEGETLIVYAADQDDESVLDRFGAEQRARVHLVTGTLGALVLASAGVGVAVVPAAAERIGLRDLVYRPLRDMAADVDVVTLSRPDEIAGAVRAFVRSCDRAAGE; from the coding sequence GTGGAACTTCGCCATCTGCGGTACTTCGTGGCCGTCGCCGAGGAGTGCCACTTCGGCCGCGCCGCCGCCCGGCTGCATGTCACGCAGTCGACGCTGAGCACCCAGGTGAAGGCGCTGGAGCGCGAGGTGGGTGGCCCCGTCTTCGTCCGCACCAGCCGCCGGGTCGAGCTGACGGAGGCGGGGCAGCTGCTGCTCGTCGAGGCGCGACGGACCCTGGCGCAGGCCGGCCGTGCCCTGGACGTCGCCCGGCAGTCGGTCAGGGGCGAGACCGGGGCCGTACGGATCGGGTTCTCCGGGATCGCCGTGCTGGAAGGCACCCTCTCCACCGACCTGCGCCGCTTCCACGCGGCTCACCCGCGTGTAGAGCTCCACCTGACCGAACTCCCGCCCGCCGCACAGGTGCAGGGCCTGCGCGACGGCACGCTCGACATCGGATACAGCCCCGACAACGGGCTGGGGGAGGTGAGCGACCTCGCGGTGCGGCGCGGAGCCCGGACGACTCTCTCGATCGCCGTGCGCCACGACCACGCGCTGGCCGCCGAGGCCTCGGTCGCCCCCGGGGACCTGGAGGGCGAGACCCTCATCGTGTACGCGGCCGACCAAGACGACGAGAGCGTGCTCGACCGTTTCGGGGCGGAGCAGCGGGCCCGTGTCCACCTGGTGACCGGCACCCTCGGCGCGCTCGTGCTCGCCTCGGCCGGCGTGGGTGTGGCCGTCGTCCCGGCCGCCGCGGAACGCATCGGGCTCCGGGACCTCGTCTACCGGCCCCTGCGTGACATGGCGGCCGACGTGGATGTGGTGACACTCAGCCGCCCCGACGAAATCGCCGGGGCGGTGCGCGCGTTCGTCAGGTCCTGCGACCGGGCGGCGGGGGAGTGA
- a CDS encoding nuclear transport factor 2 family protein has protein sequence MPSTPSLPTLQDRQDIADLMTGWIHRDKGQWDRLRELFHPGARIEITWFEGPAAEFVDASSRMAATDLRTKHLITSPSVTFSADGTRAVAETNAVIVAENGRLGLGCNGHNRFMDRIERRDGVWRIVDRKSVYDFATFTFPAGIVEIDPEVVARYPREYGALAYVLDQSGFPVQRVFATQGSELERDITDAAFAWLGEEARG, from the coding sequence ATGCCTTCCACACCGTCACTTCCGACACTTCAGGACCGCCAGGACATCGCCGACCTCATGACCGGCTGGATCCATCGCGACAAGGGCCAATGGGACCGGCTCCGGGAGCTGTTCCACCCGGGCGCTCGGATCGAGATCACCTGGTTCGAGGGCCCGGCTGCTGAGTTCGTCGACGCGTCCTCGCGGATGGCCGCCACCGATCTGCGGACCAAGCACCTCATCACCTCCCCCTCCGTGACCTTCTCCGCCGACGGCACGCGCGCGGTCGCCGAGACCAACGCGGTCATCGTCGCCGAGAACGGCCGCCTTGGCCTGGGCTGCAACGGCCACAACCGCTTCATGGACCGCATCGAGCGCCGGGACGGCGTCTGGCGCATCGTCGACCGCAAGAGCGTGTACGACTTCGCCACGTTCACGTTCCCCGCCGGGATCGTGGAGATCGACCCCGAGGTGGTGGCCAGGTACCCGCGCGAGTACGGGGCGCTGGCCTACGTGCTCGACCAGAGCGGGTTCCCCGTCCAGCGCGTCTTCGCGACGCAGGGCAGCGAACTGGAACGTGACATCACGGATGCCGCGTTCGCCTGGCTCGGCGAGGAAGCCCGGGGCTGA
- a CDS encoding amidohydrolase family protein, with protein MKLITIEEHTLDTAVAQASAGRAAQVSPHFGAAYSPASGLPYCPTAEELEDLDQGRIADMDAHGIDMQVLSNLTTQFLPADVAPDFVQGVNDRLAAACSRHPDRFAAFASLPTSAPEQAPAELKRAVEELGHVGTLIHGRTDDEFLSAERFDPILRAAAELHVPIYLHPAPPTRDTSAGNYEAGLDPVVATRFATAAWGWHNESGIHFLHLVLSGALDRYPDLQFVLGHWGEMIPWFLDRLDEALPQRATGLDRTIGDYVRQNVWYTPSGMFTAPHLRFCADVLGTDRMIYSVDYPFVGHAGARSFLEDCDLPTDAKRDIAHRNAERLLGL; from the coding sequence ATGAAGCTGATCACCATCGAGGAGCACACCCTCGACACCGCGGTGGCGCAGGCCTCCGCCGGACGCGCGGCGCAGGTGAGCCCGCACTTCGGGGCGGCGTACTCGCCGGCCAGTGGGCTGCCCTACTGCCCCACGGCCGAGGAGCTCGAAGACCTCGACCAGGGGCGTATCGCCGACATGGACGCGCACGGCATCGACATGCAGGTGCTGTCCAACCTCACCACGCAGTTCCTGCCCGCCGACGTGGCTCCTGATTTCGTACAGGGAGTCAACGACCGTCTCGCGGCCGCCTGTTCACGCCACCCCGACCGTTTCGCCGCCTTCGCGTCGCTGCCCACGTCCGCCCCGGAGCAGGCCCCGGCCGAGCTCAAGCGTGCCGTCGAGGAACTCGGCCACGTCGGCACGCTCATCCACGGACGCACCGACGACGAGTTCCTGTCCGCCGAGCGCTTCGACCCGATCCTGCGGGCGGCCGCCGAACTGCACGTCCCGATCTACCTCCACCCCGCCCCGCCCACCCGTGACACCAGCGCGGGCAACTACGAAGCGGGCCTCGACCCCGTGGTCGCCACACGGTTCGCCACCGCGGCCTGGGGATGGCACAACGAATCGGGCATCCACTTCCTCCACCTCGTCCTCAGCGGCGCCCTGGACCGCTACCCGGACCTGCAATTCGTCCTCGGGCACTGGGGCGAGATGATCCCCTGGTTCCTGGACCGCCTCGACGAGGCACTTCCCCAGCGCGCCACGGGCCTCGACCGGACCATCGGCGACTACGTACGCCAGAACGTCTGGTACACCCCCAGCGGCATGTTCACCGCACCGCACCTGCGCTTCTGCGCCGATGTCCTCGGCACCGACCGCATGATCTACTCCGTCGACTACCCCTTCGTCGGACACGCGGGCGCCCGCAGCTTCCTCGAGGACTGCGACCTGCCCACGGACGCCAAGCGGGACATCGCCCACCGCAACGCCGAACGACTGCTCGGCCTCTGA
- a CDS encoding FadR/GntR family transcriptional regulator yields the protein MFSKPVSRAQQLANEIERSIVERNLLPGDRIATQDELRERTGYGRSTIGETARLLSERGTVEVRPGRGGGLFVASISPVVRLRRTLLTVTEGASTASDAIAVREALEELIAVDAARHRTATDIAELQACMSEMAAHRDDWTAFMAANWSLHERIAAITPNELARGVYVGTIRCVAELEVHAGTEQENDAAEYLASRVAVHAELVDAIASGDLPRTRDAVEAHRGSSVDAASSGSSASGPASADG from the coding sequence ATGTTTTCCAAGCCGGTGTCCCGGGCGCAGCAACTCGCCAACGAGATCGAGCGGTCCATCGTCGAGCGGAACCTGCTGCCCGGTGACCGCATCGCGACCCAGGACGAGCTGCGGGAGCGGACCGGCTACGGGCGTTCGACGATCGGCGAGACGGCCCGGCTGCTCTCCGAGCGGGGGACCGTCGAGGTGCGACCGGGCCGGGGCGGCGGGCTGTTCGTCGCGTCCATCAGTCCGGTGGTCCGGCTGCGTCGCACCCTGCTGACCGTGACCGAGGGTGCGAGCACCGCCAGTGACGCCATCGCCGTGCGGGAGGCGCTCGAGGAACTCATCGCTGTCGACGCCGCGCGCCACCGCACGGCGACCGACATCGCGGAGCTTCAGGCCTGCATGTCCGAGATGGCGGCGCATCGCGACGACTGGACGGCGTTCATGGCCGCGAACTGGTCCCTCCACGAGCGCATCGCGGCCATCACACCCAATGAACTCGCCCGCGGCGTGTACGTCGGCACCATCCGCTGCGTCGCCGAGCTGGAGGTCCATGCAGGAACCGAGCAGGAGAACGACGCGGCGGAATACCTCGCCTCACGCGTCGCAGTGCACGCGGAGCTCGTCGACGCGATCGCGTCCGGGGACCTCCCCCGCACGCGCGACGCCGTCGAGGCGCACCGCGGGAGCTCCGTCGATGCCGCGTCGAGCGGCTCGTCGGCGTCAGGACCTGCGTCGGCCGACGGATAG
- a CDS encoding flavin reductase family protein — MSGPIDATLFRETLGHYPTGVAVVTTMTDDGTPDGMVVGTFSSVSLDPPLIAFFPASSSRSFARLRAAPAFCVNVLASDQEPLCRQIATSSEGKFDGVGWRPGPLGAPIIEGAVSWIECTYEEVREAGDHFIVLGRVHGLAVERSTLPLLFFQGGYGRFSPGSFVAAPDPELIQAAHLAETIRAQVEELSTEFEVNCSVLARVRDDAVQVLATNQGRVGDSPPLGHRQPIIPPMGAVFMVDAAPEEVDGWLRRSPDDSHETRDVHSALLDKVRERGYSLLAAEPELLERHRVALSAFEQSDRLPRHERAVQQVTAELADIFCPDLVPGRRYDLVSIVVLIPTPADLPPMALRMTGLPASASTEQVESWIDGLKRVARAASLVG, encoded by the coding sequence ATGTCCGGGCCCATAGACGCCACCTTGTTCCGCGAGACCCTGGGGCACTATCCGACGGGGGTGGCCGTCGTCACGACCATGACGGACGACGGGACACCGGACGGCATGGTCGTCGGCACCTTCTCGTCGGTCTCCCTCGACCCTCCGCTGATCGCCTTCTTCCCCGCGAGCAGTTCCCGCAGCTTCGCGCGACTGCGTGCCGCCCCGGCGTTCTGCGTCAACGTCCTGGCATCCGACCAGGAGCCGCTGTGCCGACAGATCGCGACCAGCAGCGAGGGCAAGTTCGACGGTGTGGGCTGGCGGCCCGGTCCGCTGGGGGCACCCATCATCGAGGGAGCGGTGTCCTGGATCGAGTGCACATACGAGGAGGTGCGTGAGGCGGGGGACCACTTCATCGTCCTCGGCCGCGTCCATGGCCTCGCCGTCGAACGGTCCACGCTGCCACTGCTCTTCTTCCAGGGCGGCTACGGGCGCTTCTCACCCGGATCCTTCGTCGCCGCGCCCGACCCCGAACTGATCCAGGCGGCGCACCTCGCAGAGACCATCAGGGCTCAGGTCGAGGAACTCAGCACCGAGTTCGAGGTCAACTGCAGCGTCCTTGCCAGAGTCCGCGACGATGCGGTGCAGGTGCTCGCCACCAATCAGGGGCGCGTGGGTGACTCGCCGCCGCTCGGGCACCGGCAGCCCATCATTCCCCCGATGGGCGCCGTGTTCATGGTGGACGCGGCTCCGGAGGAGGTCGACGGGTGGTTGCGGCGCTCCCCGGACGACAGTCACGAGACCCGCGACGTCCACAGCGCCCTGCTCGACAAGGTCCGAGAGCGCGGCTACTCCCTCCTCGCCGCCGAGCCGGAGCTGCTGGAACGCCATCGGGTGGCATTGTCCGCGTTCGAGCAGTCCGACCGGCTGCCGCGCCATGAACGCGCCGTCCAACAGGTGACCGCCGAGCTCGCCGATATCTTCTGCCCCGACCTCGTGCCGGGACGCCGCTACGACCTTGTGTCGATCGTCGTCCTCATCCCCACGCCGGCCGACCTGCCGCCGATGGCTCTCCGCATGACCGGGCTGCCCGCTTCCGCCTCCACGGAGCAGGTCGAGTCGTGGATCGACGGTCTCAAGCGGGTCGCCCGGGCGGCGTCGCTGGTCGGCTAG
- a CDS encoding SDR family oxidoreductase: MILVTAANGNQGKRLIPRLVAAGAEVRACVRSEESGRALRAAGVADVLVGDLADPAVLARAMRGVEAVYYVGPALHPDERATGFVAIEAAKGAGVTHFVFSSVLHAIITDLIQHEIKRDLEEYLVSSGLEFTILQPANYMLRHRLVPAFEEGVFRLSWALDRRQSMVDVDDVAAVAAAVLTDPRGHEGATYELVAPGRYTAYDLARVISEVTGREVTAEEIDSDVFLKASLGVDNLDEVPYQAEVLRAIGARYSSHDFVGNPNVLTWLLGRPPTTFEQFVRREFRAVQDQMEQPCPGP, from the coding sequence GTGATTCTCGTGACCGCCGCGAACGGCAATCAAGGAAAGCGTCTGATCCCGAGGCTGGTGGCAGCAGGAGCCGAGGTGCGCGCCTGCGTCCGCTCCGAGGAGTCCGGGCGGGCGCTCCGCGCCGCCGGGGTGGCCGACGTCCTGGTCGGGGACCTCGCCGATCCGGCGGTGTTGGCTCGTGCCATGCGCGGTGTGGAGGCGGTCTACTACGTTGGGCCCGCCCTTCACCCCGACGAGCGGGCGACCGGGTTCGTGGCCATCGAGGCCGCGAAGGGAGCGGGCGTGACGCACTTCGTGTTCAGCTCGGTGCTGCATGCGATCATCACGGACCTGATCCAGCACGAGATCAAGCGCGATCTCGAGGAGTACCTGGTGTCGTCGGGCCTGGAGTTCACCATCCTCCAGCCGGCCAACTACATGCTGCGCCATCGGCTGGTCCCCGCCTTCGAGGAAGGTGTCTTCCGCCTGTCGTGGGCGCTCGACCGCCGCCAGTCGATGGTCGACGTCGACGACGTGGCGGCGGTGGCGGCGGCCGTTCTGACCGATCCGCGGGGACATGAGGGTGCCACCTACGAGCTCGTCGCACCCGGGCGCTACACGGCGTACGACCTCGCGCGCGTCATCTCCGAGGTGACGGGCCGTGAGGTCACCGCCGAGGAGATCGACTCCGATGTTTTCCTCAAGGCGTCCCTCGGGGTCGACAACCTCGACGAAGTGCCGTACCAGGCCGAGGTGTTGCGCGCGATCGGCGCCCGCTACAGCAGCCACGATTTCGTCGGGAACCCCAACGTGCTCACGTGGCTGCTCGGCCGGCCGCCCACGACCTTCGAGCAGTTCGTGCGGCGGGAGTTCCGCGCCGTCCAAGACCAGATGGAGCAGCCATGTCCGGGCCCATAG
- a CDS encoding nuclear transport factor 2 family protein, which yields MSNDDKAAIIEALNMYAFALDTRQWDLFDRVFTEDVEAVFGPAGAAWVGLEEFKTSFAGFHDSLDSHVHTMMGQLVNVDGDRANAFSYGNWILVREAAEGGPTWTGTGYYDDELVRTADGWRIKRRVCRLLSWTGNPSVPEPQREHQPDMNSQGLHQFAKKGDLAFLKAITAKK from the coding sequence ATGAGCAACGACGACAAGGCCGCCATCATCGAGGCCCTGAACATGTACGCCTTCGCGCTCGACACGCGTCAGTGGGACCTGTTCGACCGTGTCTTCACCGAGGACGTGGAGGCCGTCTTCGGCCCGGCCGGAGCCGCCTGGGTCGGTCTCGAGGAGTTCAAGACGTCCTTCGCCGGGTTCCACGACAGCCTGGACAGTCACGTCCACACGATGATGGGCCAGCTGGTCAACGTCGACGGGGACAGGGCGAACGCCTTCAGCTACGGCAACTGGATCCTGGTGCGCGAGGCGGCCGAGGGCGGGCCGACCTGGACGGGGACCGGCTACTACGACGACGAGCTCGTCCGCACCGCCGACGGCTGGCGCATCAAGCGGCGCGTCTGCCGACTGCTGTCGTGGACCGGCAACCCCTCGGTGCCCGAGCCGCAGCGCGAGCACCAGCCGGACATGAACTCCCAAGGGCTGCACCAGTTCGCGAAGAAGGGCGACCTCGCGTTCCTCAAGGCGATCACCGCGAAGAAGTAG
- a CDS encoding RrF2 family transcriptional regulator — MRMSRGVEWAVHTLLNLSWLGEDTPVSVATLAAGHDLPRAYLNKQLQQLVRAGLLESLPGARGGFVLARPAESITLLEVFDAIEGDSTLFRCAEIRQCGTVGARTPGDFATDCAVKTSMGRAERAWRDALAEQTLADVQAEADAHAPNMGPMVRGAFGLN; from the coding sequence ATGCGAATGAGTCGAGGCGTCGAGTGGGCGGTGCACACCTTGCTGAACCTCTCCTGGCTGGGCGAGGACACCCCCGTCTCGGTGGCTACCCTCGCCGCCGGGCACGACCTGCCGCGCGCCTACCTCAACAAGCAGCTGCAACAGCTGGTCAGGGCCGGGCTCCTGGAGTCACTGCCGGGCGCGCGTGGTGGTTTCGTCCTGGCGCGCCCGGCAGAGTCGATCACCTTGCTGGAGGTGTTCGACGCCATTGAGGGCGACTCCACGCTCTTCCGCTGTGCGGAGATCCGCCAGTGCGGCACCGTCGGGGCCCGAACCCCCGGCGACTTCGCCACGGACTGTGCGGTGAAGACCTCGATGGGGCGTGCCGAACGAGCCTGGCGTGACGCGCTCGCCGAGCAGACCCTCGCCGACGTGCAGGCGGAGGCCGACGCTCACGCCCCGAACATGGGGCCAATGGTCCGCGGAGCCTTCGGGCTCAACTGA